The Anaerolineae bacterium genome segment CCCGACTGCGGACAGTCTATCCTCTGAAAATTCTCCTTTCTCAAGAAGATACCGCAGGATATTAACAGCACGGGTTGTTGACAGTTCCCAGTTCGACGGGAACTCGGGGGTGTTTATCGGAACGCTATCAGTATGGCCTTCCACCCTTACGGTAAAAGGGTTGTTTCTCACTATCTTTATTATCTCATCAAAATAGGAATAAGCCTCTTTATTTATTTCAGCAGCTCCTGATGAAAACAATACATTGCTTCCAAAAATAATCCTGAACCCTTTCCTGGTTTTTTCTATGCTGATCGATTTATCCAGGCCTGTCTGTCGAAAATATACTTCCAGGGATTTCATGGCCGGCATGGCAAATTCATTTTGATCTCCCAAAATATCCGGCGAGAGATTCAGGGTGTCACTGCCTTTATAGGACTCAGCGTTTTCCGGGGACGACACATCTTGTTTTAGAAAGTTTTTTATTTTATCATGCCTGACACTTGAATACGACACAAGCATGGCAAAAAGAGCCACTATAATCAGCACAAGAGAACAGTATATCATCTCCCAGCCCGCAGCCTGAGTCTCTTTTTTCTTATTGCTCTTTCCTGGTTCCTCTTCCATATCTAAAATATTAATAATTTCGCCACTAAGACACTAAGTTTATAATATAATTTGTCAATCATATCCACCCTTTGTGCCTTTGTCCCTTTGTGTCTTACTGGCCAAACTGCCACCTAAAACACAGATTTTCTCTGCCCAGGCGCTATGAACGAATGGAGCTTATCTTCCAGAACCCTTGGATTGTCTCCCGCCTGGATAGAGAGGATGCCGCTTATCATCAGCTGCTTTTGCATAAGTTCACTGTTGCTTCGCCTCTTCAGTTTGCCGGCGGCAGGCAGGAAAACCAGATTTGCCAGGATTACGCCATAAAAGGTGGTTACAAGGGCAACAGCCATGGCCGGTCCTATGGAGGAGGGATCATCCATCTGCACCAGCATCTTTATCAATCCTATCAGGGTTCCCACCATTCCCATGGCAGGCGCAAAATTCCCCATGGTTGTAAACATCTCCGCTCCCAGGCTGTGCCTCTCGGAAATGTATTCAAGTTCCGTATTAAGAATTCTGGAAAGGGTAACCGGTTCAACGCCATCTATCATCAACGTTACCCCTTTGGCAAAGAAGGGATCTTTAATATCTGCCATTTTGTCCTCAAGGCCCAGTATCCCGTCGCGTCTGGCAATCTTTGACATATCCAGCAGCATTTCTATCATTTTCTCTGTTTTCAGTTTCTGCCGGAAAAATACACGCTTTGCCACCTTTGCCACCCCAAGTAT includes the following:
- a CDS encoding OmpA family protein; translation: MEEEPGKSNKKKETQAAGWEMIYCSLVLIIVALFAMLVSYSSVRHDKIKNFLKQDVSSPENAESYKGSDTLNLSPDILGDQNEFAMPAMKSLEVYFRQTGLDKSISIEKTRKGFRIIFGSNVLFSSGAAEINKEAYSYFDEIIKIVRNNPFTVRVEGHTDSVPINTPEFPSNWELSTTRAVNILRYLLEKGEFSEDRLSAVGFSQYHPVESNDTSEGRQKNRRVEFYFEKQI
- a CDS encoding MotA/TolQ/ExbB proton channel family protein: MDISTILGIIVGFGLVGGAVMMGGGASWFVNLPSIMIVAGGTFGAVLINYPIADILGVAKVAKRVFFRQKLKTEKMIEMLLDMSKIARRDGILGLEDKMADIKDPFFAKGVTLMIDGVEPVTLSRILNTELEYISERHSLGAEMFTTMGNFAPAMGMVGTLIGLIKMLVQMDDPSSIGPAMAVALVTTFYGVILANLVFLPAAGKLKRRSNSELMQKQLMISGILSIQAGDNPRVLEDKLHSFIAPGQRKSVF